The following proteins are co-located in the Cardiocondyla obscurior isolate alpha-2009 linkage group LG12, Cobs3.1, whole genome shotgun sequence genome:
- the Eif3b gene encoding eukaryotic translation initiation factor 3 subunit B, with the protein MSTSKVSERTCSEVSKMAKKTQAEKTVQNDETAKNNDNPMNEDEEPNFSDPEGFIDDITDEDLLGDILKQKPSETDGVESVIVVDNVPRVEPDKLEKLQSVINKVLGKFGTIVNQYYPMNESDGKTKGYIFLEYNNHLNALTAVKSTNNYKIDKSHTFKVNLFTDFKKFEDIPEDWEPPTAQPFKAANDLHYHLLEPDAYDQFCVLCGNGAGVSVQIWQNSAPEPTLLEERNRWTETYVKWSPLGTYLSTFHKLGVALWGGPQFTQQARFSQRGVECIDFSPYERYLVTYTPRTDLGQDQKRLVIWDILSGQEKRSFFPDGSSVWPIFRWSHDDKYLARMGEDILSVYETPSFGLLDKKSIKIPGIRDFSWSPTDNILAYWVPEDKDVPARVTLLEIPNRNEIRNKNLFNVADCKIFWQKSGDYLCVKVDRFAKRKEKTEQKYTGMSYNFEIFHMREKQIPVDSVEIKEPIHAFAWEPVGSKFAIIHGEIPTVNVSFYEVRYGHQPALLKRLEKKACNHLFWSPSGQFIVLAGLTTMAGALEFIDTNDFTIMNSTDHYQTSDVEWDPTGRYVVTAVSSWKTSVDNGYWIWTFQGRILKRVNLNAFNQLLWRPRPPTLLTAEQIKEIKKNLKKYSAQFESKDRMRLTRASKELIEKRCLLMKAFEEYRTTRIDEWNNQKKRRLELRCNIDTDELDSDSKNMEEEVVEFFVKEETFVIDDK; encoded by the exons ATGAGTACGAGTAAAGTCAGTGAAAGAACATGTTCAGAAGTATCCAAAATGGCGAAGAAAACACAAGCGGAGAAAACGGTGCAAAACGACGAAACTGCTAAGAATAACGATAATCCGATGAACGAAGATGAAGAGCCTAACTTCAGCGATCCCGAGGGTTTTATCGATGATATTACTGACGAAG ATCTGCTTGGTGATATTTTAAAGCAGAAACCTTCAGAAACAGATGGTGTAGAGTCTGTAATTGTAGTGGATAATGTACCACGTGTAGAGCCTGACAAATTAGAAAAGCTTCAGTCTGTTATCAATAAAGTACTAGGAAAGTTTGGCACAATAGTTAATCAATATTATCCTATGAATGAGAGTGATGGCAAAACTAAAGG aTACATTTTTCTGGAATACAACAATCACTTAAATGCTCTCACTGCAGTCAAGTCTACCAACAACTATAAAATTGACAAATCACACACATTTAAAGTTAATCTTTTTACGGATTTTAAGAAGTTTGAAGATATTCCAGAGGACTGGGAGCCACCTACAGCTCAACCCTTTAAGGCTGCTAATGATTTGCATTATCATTTGTTGGAACCAGATGCTTATGATCAGTTTTGTGTTCTTTGTGGTAATGGAGCAGGTGTGTCAGTGCAAATATGGCAAAATTCTGCACCAGAACCTACTTTACTTGAAGAACGCAAT cGTTGGACAGAAACATATGTAAAATGGTCACCACTAGGTACATATTTATCTACTTTCCATAAGCTAGGTGTTGCCTTATGGGGTGGTCCTCAGTTCACCCAACAAGCCAGATTTAGCCAGCGAGGAGTCGAATGCATTGACTTCTCGCCTTATGAGCGTTACCTAGTCACCTATACTCCACGAACTGATCTCGGTCAAGATCAAAAACGCCTTGTGATTTGGGACATTCTATCAGGCCAGGAAAAACGATCGTTCTTTCCAGATGGTTCTTCTGTCTGGCCAATATTTCGTTGGTCGCATGATGATAAATATTTAGCACGTATGGGAGAGGATATTCTCAGTGTCTACGAAACTCCA tcaTTTGGTTTATTGGACAAGAAAAGTATTAAGATTCCGGGCATCAGAGATTTTAGTTGGTCTCCAACAGACAATATTCTTGCATACTGGGTACCAGAAGACAAAGATGTTCCCGCGAGAGTAACTTTACTTGAAATTCCTAA tcggaatgaaataagaaataagaaCTTGTTTAATGTGGCTGACTGCAAAATTTTTTGGCAAAAATCTGGTGATTACCTATGCGTAAAAGTCGATCGTTTTGCTAAACGCAAGGAAAAGACGGAACAAAAATACACA GGAATGTCATacaatttcgaaatttttcaCATGAGGGAGAAACAAATTCCAGTAGATAGCGTGGAAATAAAAGAGCCGATTCATGCTTTTGCATGGGAGCCAGTTGGCAGTAAATTTGCCATTATTCATGGTGAAATACCTACTGTGAATGTTAGTTTCTATGAAGTTCGATACGGTCATCAACCTGCACTTCTTA aaagaTTAGAGAAAAAGGCTTGTAATCATTTATTCTGGTCGCCATCCGGTCAATTTATTGTTCTGGCTGGTTTAACAACAATGGCTGGCGCTTTGGAGTTTATTGATACAAACGACTTCACCATTATGAATTCTACCGATCATTATCAAACCTCCGACGTTGAATGGGACCCAACTGGCAG atacgTCGTCACAGCAGTATCCAGCTGGAAGACCAGTGTCGATAATGGTTACTGGATATGGACGTTCCAAGGTCGTATTCTGAAGAGAGTGAACTTGAACGCATTTAATCAACTGTTGTGGCGGCCGCGACCACCGACTCTGCTCACGGCGGagcaaattaaagaaataaaaaagaatttgaaaaaatactCGGCACAATTCGAAAGCAAAGATCGTATGCGATTAACGCGTGCTTCAAAg GAATTAATCGAGAAACGTTGCTTATTAATGAAAGCATTTGAAGAGTATCGTACGACACGTATCGATGAATGGAACAATCAGAAGAAGCGTCGTCTCGAGTTACGTTGCA ATATTGATACCGATGAATTGGACTCGGATTCGAAAAATATGGAGGAAGAAGTTGTTGAATTTTTCGTCAAGGAAGAAACGTTCGTGATTGAcgacaaataa
- the Pex6 gene encoding peroxisomal ATPase PEX6, with amino-acid sequence MHEVQRKMLSTLLYYKRLVKGLTRILLRKNSRYVMSCIFLEYLHRRFQRMSNLNHEWIVLPDTALRRILDDPKITDTWNEYVDCDSCAVASTQLSENSTSSCAWVNVCSIASLMKYKLMITFVPDVNENTILISETTERNLQNALRCEKLETSCFILPLEDNIIEFATEARISLIANQYDYATETLDVMLQNYFLYPRFLHVNDMFKIDMKEYAESQFYSSGPSVNYTAYFIVKTLKVNRNGCKISVNNCYVVRGESTLIQEAQVHDYIPRGRVYSFPNSALLRRNEDARKLLNYNYPSALAEPMKHLEFCITPFLKKDIQLNVRPVFLVKGPRGSGKHELVRAISKRMGLNFLDIDFAEVQTLTSAQTEAKLRKVLKNAERCVPCVLYLNNIQVFGKTAEGQKDERIISAFTAEVTSLYSKHREFPLIIIASSDETDVPAELQRIFIETIYVKHLNQSTRAELISWLLFNRNLMTAADLSKVANFCSDFKFADLLALLLHAAKFRCKLTSYDKKCTLTLEHEDFDRAYEYMQSMYSDSKGAPRVPKVHWKDIGGLAELKREITRRIQLPLLNAFGFGQSGLLLYGPPGTGKTLLAKAVATEYKMHFLSIKGPEVLNMYVGQSEKNVRQIFERARSAAPCIVFFDELDSLAPNRGRSGDSGGVMDRVVSQLLAEMDGLEESGSIFIIGATNRPDLIDPALLRPGRFDKMLYVGIHSDRVSKLSVLEAQTRKFEFRENGRELEQVVDRLPKNVTGADLYSVSSNAWLNAVREMLAKHQENERINKDYLVEENNAGIKNNVIVELSHFSDAICNLVPSVTDEEIKRYNKMRVELS; translated from the exons ATGCATGAGGTACAACGGAAGATGCTTTCCACgctattgtattataaaagaCTCGTGAAAGGACTAACGAGAATTTTGCTGCGAAAAAATTCGCGCTACGTGATGAGCTGCATCTTCTTGGAATATCTGCACCGTAGATTTCAAAGAATGTCCAATCTAAATCACGAATGGATCGTATTGCCGGATACGGCTTTGAGACGTATATTAGACGACCCAAAGATTACGGATACGTGGAATGAATATGTTGATTGTGATTCCTGTGCAGTAGCAAGTACACAGCTCTCGGAGAACTCCACTTCGAGCTGCGCTTGGGTCAATGTATGCTCGATAGCTTCCCTAATGAAATATAAACTAATGATTACATTTGTCCCGGATGTCAATGAGAACACTATTTTAATCTCTGAGACGACAGAACGCAATTTGCAAAACGCTCTTCGCTGCGAAAAGTTGGAGACCTCATGTTTCATAC TACCATTGGAAGACAACATTATTGAATTTGCAACCGAAGCAAGAATATCCTTAATCGCCAATCAATACGATTACGCGACTGAAACGTTGGACGTCATGTtgcaaaattactttttgtatCCCCGATTTTTGCACGTGAACGATATGTTCAAAATCGACATGAAAGAATACGCTGAGAGTCAATTTTACTCATCTGGCCCGTCGGTAAACTACACGGCGTATTTTATAGTTAAAACGTTAAAAGTGAATCGAAACGGGTGTAAAATTAGCGTTAACAATTGCTACGTTGTACGTGGAGAGTCAACGCTTATTCAGGAAGCGCAAGTTCACGATTATATTCCTCGGGGACGTGTTTACTCGTTTCCCAACAGTGCACTTTTACGACGAAACGAAGATGCACGAAAATTgcttaattacaattatccATCAGCTCTAGCAGAACCTATGAAACATTTGGAATTTTGCATTACgccatttttaaaaaaag ACATCCAATTGAACGTGAGACCAGTGTTTCTTGTGAAAGGGCCACGGGGTTCCGGTAAACATGAATTGGTTCGAGCAATATCTAAAAGAATGGGATTAAACTTTCTCGACATTGACTTTGCAGAGGTGCAAACTTTAACGTCAGCGCAGACCGAAGCTAAGCTTCgcaaagtgttaaaaaatgcGGAACGATGCGTGCCctgtgtattatatttaaataatattcaa GTATTCGGTAAAACTGCCGAAGGGCAAAAAGATGAAAGGATTATATCCGCTTTTACAGCAGAAGTTACTTCGCTGTACAGCAAACATCGAGAATTTCCTCTGATTATAATAGCTTCGTCGGATGAGACTGACGTACCCGCAGAACTACAACGAATATTTATTGAGACGATTTATGTGAAGCATTTAAATCAAAGTACACGAGCAGAATTAATATCTTGGTTGCTGTTTAATAGGAATCTAATGACTGCCGCTGATTTATCAAAAGTGGCTAATTTCTGCTCAGATTTTAAATTCGCCGATCTGTTAGCGTTATTATTGCACGCAGCAAAATTTCGATGCAAATTAACGTCGTATGATAAGAAATGCACGCTTACACTGGAACATGAAGATTTCGATCGTGCTTATG AATATATGCAGTCCATGTATTCTGATAGTAAAGGTGCTCCACGCGTGCCGAAAGTTCATTGGAAGGATATAGGCGGTTTAGCAGAGTTGAAACGCGAGATTACTCGCAGAATTCAGTTGCCTTTATTGAACGCCTTCGGTTTTGGACAATCTGGTCTATTATTATACGGCCCGCCTGGTACCGGGAAGACTCTTCTCGCTAAAGCCGTAGCAACGGAATATAAAATGCACTTTTTATCGATTAAAGGTCCAGAAGTCTTAAATATGTATGTCGGTCAGAGCGAAAAGAACGTAAGACAAA TTTTCGAGCGCGCGCGCTCCGCAGCCCCTTGTATCGTCTTTTTCGATGAGCTGGACTCGCTGGCACCAAATCGAGGCAGAAGCGGAGACAGCGGCGGCGTAATGGACCGCGTGGTTTCCCAGTTACTGGCCGAGATGGACGGTCTTGAGGAATCTGGCAGCATATTTATTATAGGAGCTACGAACAGGCCCGATCTCATAGATCCTGCTTTACTTCGACCAGGGAGATTCGATAAAATGCTTTACGTCGGTATTCATTCCGATCGAGTGTCTAAACTTAGCGTGCTGGAAGCGCAGACACGTAAATTCGAATTCCGAGAAAACGGACGGGAATTGGAACAGGTCGTAGATCGATTACCGAAAAACGTTACCGGTGCAGACTTATATTCTGTCTCGTCCAACGCGTGGCTCAACGCTGTACGCGAGATGCTTGCAAAACATCAAGAAAATGAACGAATCAATAAGGATTATCTTGTGGAAGAAAATAATGCGGGAATTAAAAACAATGTTATTGTAGAATTAAGTCATTTCTCAGATGCTATCTGCAATTTAGTACCATCAGTTACCgacgaggaaataaaaaggTATAATAAGATGCGGGTAGAATTATCATAG